The window GGCCACCTGCGCCCGGGCGCCGCCGCGGACCTCTGCGTCTGGGACGTCACGGGCGTCGCCGACGCGGGGGTGGCCGACCCGATCGCCGGCCTGCTCTGGACGAATCCCGGCCGCCGCCCCCGGCACGTCGTGGTGGCGGGCCGGGTGGTCGTGAAGGACTACGAGCTGGTCGGCCACGACGAGCGCGCGCTGGCCGCCGACGTGGCCGAGCTGCTGGCGGCGCGGGTGCGGTGACGAGGCCGCTGCCGACCGCGCATCCCTAGCTCGTCTACACATATGTCTAACTAGTGACCGTGCTCACTACACGACTGGCGAACGACCTCACAGCTCCAGCACCAGCCGGGGGCAGGCGGCGCGCGAGACGCAGATCATCATGACCTCGTTGTCCTCCTGCTCGGCCGGGGTGAGCACCGAGTCGCGGTGATCCACCTCGCCCGAGACGACGGGGGTCTCGCAGGTGCCGCAGGTGCCCTCGCGGCACGAGGAGAGCACCAGCACGCCCGCCTCCTCCACGACGTCGAGGATCGAGCGGTCGGGCGGCACCTCGAGGGTCATGCCCGACAGCTCGAGCTCGACCTCGAACGACTCCTGGCGCACCGGCTCGGTGACCTCGCGGGCCTCGAAGCGCTCGAGGTGCAGCGCGTCGGGCGGCCAGCCGGCGTCGAGGGCGACCTGCTCGAGCTCGGTGAGCATCCGGGCCGGGCCGCAGCAGTAGACGGCGACCGGCGCCGACGGGGTTCCGCCGCTCAGGGTCGACAGCGCGAAGCGGTGGCCGAGCTCGGAGGTGTAGACCGACACGCGGTCTCCGTACGCGGCGACGAGCTCGTCGACGAAGGGCATCCGCTCGAGCGACCGCCCCGCGTAGGCGAGTGTGAACGGGATGCCCGCGGCGTCGGCCGCCCTCATCATGGGCAGCAGCGGAGTGATGCCGATCCCGCCCGCGACGAAGGCGTACGAGCCGCCCGGCGGCACCGCGTGCAGCCCGAAGTGGTTCAGCGGACCCCGGACGCGGAGGCGGTCGCCCTCCCGAACGTGGGCGTGCAGGTGCTCGGAGCCGCCGCGTCCGTCGGGCTCGCGCAGCACCGCGACCTGGTAGACGCTGCGATCGGCCGGGTCGCCGCAGAGGGAGTACTGCCGCTCGACCCCGGGCTGCACCTCGACGTCGAGGTGGGCGCCGGGCTGCCACGGCGGCAGCTCCGATCCGTCGGCGGCCCGCAGGGTCAGCAGCACGACGTCGGTGGCGACCGGCCGGGCGGAGGCCACCACGGCGTCGATCTCGGGCAGGGTCAGGGCGCTCATCCGGCCCTCCGCTCTTTCACGATGAACAGGTGGTACTCGCCCACGACCGCCGAGCACCAGCGGTGCAGGGTGCCCCCGGCGTAGTGGATCGAGTCGCCAGGGCCGAGCTCGAAGGTGCCCTCCTCGGCGAGGTCGACGAGCACCCGGCCGCTGACCACGTGCAGGAACTCGTCCTCCTCGTGGGTGTAGAACTCCCCCACCGAGACGTTCGAGCCGCGGAACTCCATCGGCACGAACGGCACGTCGCCGTGCACCAGGATGCGCGCCTCGCCGCCCCCGAACGGACCCTGCGGTCCCTCCATCGAGCGCACCAGCGAGACCCGCTGGGTGGCACCGCCCGGCACGAGGTCGTCGGTCGCGGCCGCGATCAGCTCGATCTGGCTCGAGCCGAGTGCCCGCGCGATGCGCTCGAGCGACACCATCGACGGCCGGGCCTGCCCGCGCTCGAGCTGCGAGAGGAAGGGGTGCGAGAGCTCGGCGAGGCGCGCGAGCTCCACCAGCGTCAGGCCACGGGCCTGCCGGAACGAGCGGATGCGCGCACCCAGGCGCTCGGTCTGCTCGTCGAGGGCGACGCTTCCGGTGGAGATGGCTGGTCCTCTCGTCGAGTGGCGGGTGGTGGAGCGGGGCTGGGGACCGGGTGGTCACAGAGACAGTAATCACGAACGGCCGCCACAGCGAAATCGTGCGTGGACCCAATTAACATTCGGAAATGCTTGCGTTACCTGCCGGAAACGAGCCATCCGTAGCGTGGCCCCTGTTGAAGCCATCAACATTCCGAGCCGTGAGGAGCCCCCGATGTCCGTGCTCCCCCGCACCCTCCGGATGCTCCGCTCGGCGACGCTCCCCGACGGGCGCCTCGTCGACGTCGAGCTCGAGGGCGACACGGTCTCGGCCGTGCGGCCCGCCGGCAGCGCGGCGACGTTCGACGCCCCGTCGGCCGGCACGCTCGACCTCGACGGCTTCCTGCTGCTCCCGGCTCCGGCCGAGCCGCACGCGCACCTCGACAAGGCCCTCTCCTGGGACCTGATCGACCCGCCGATGGGCGACCTCGGCCTCGCGATCGAGTCGTGGAAGCGGTACGCCGCCACCATGACCACCGCGTCCATCGCCGACCGGGCCCGCCGCCAGGCTCTCGCGATGCTGCAGAACGGCACGACCGCCATCCGCTGCCACGTCGACCTGCTGCACGCCGAGGGCGA of the Herbiconiux flava genome contains:
- a CDS encoding PDR/VanB family oxidoreductase, giving the protein MSALTLPEIDAVVASARPVATDVVLLTLRAADGSELPPWQPGAHLDVEVQPGVERQYSLCGDPADRSVYQVAVLREPDGRGGSEHLHAHVREGDRLRVRGPLNHFGLHAVPPGGSYAFVAGGIGITPLLPMMRAADAAGIPFTLAYAGRSLERMPFVDELVAAYGDRVSVYTSELGHRFALSTLSGGTPSAPVAVYCCGPARMLTELEQVALDAGWPPDALHLERFEAREVTEPVRQESFEVELELSGMTLEVPPDRSILDVVEEAGVLVLSSCREGTCGTCETPVVSGEVDHRDSVLTPAEQEDNEVMMICVSRAACPRLVLEL
- a CDS encoding helix-turn-helix domain-containing protein, which produces MSTGSVALDEQTERLGARIRSFRQARGLTLVELARLAELSHPFLSQLERGQARPSMVSLERIARALGSSQIELIAAATDDLVPGGATQRVSLVRSMEGPQGPFGGGEARILVHGDVPFVPMEFRGSNVSVGEFYTHEEDEFLHVVSGRVLVDLAEEGTFELGPGDSIHYAGGTLHRWCSAVVGEYHLFIVKERRAG